From a region of the Desulfonatronum sp. SC1 genome:
- a CDS encoding ABC transporter substrate binding protein, translated as MLRVFIGVLVAICCWLAMPPAVQAAAQHKQVLMITSYHHGDPWNDGIVQGVREVLGGMEHVDLAIEHLDMRRNAGDEYQQWVSSFLGHKYRRKPQDLVIVSDDEALNFLFRVREELFPRVPVVFTGINSFTPGRIAGQSKITGVNEEISIARNLELGLRLFPETSQVFAVVDDHSPMGRANLERYRAEVERFAPRVAMEELFNPSVQEAQEVLRSLPRDSLVLRLNNFLDGRGGFLSVTESMHVISRESPVPVLSFWDFDMGQGALGGFVVSAREQGREAGELAVQILSGQHPDYLPVVMESPNVLMFDYQQMRRFGVRVADLPAEAVVINLPETFYSQHKTLIWTVAAVIAFLGVCIAVLLAVLMGRRRAEAALRESEAMYRVIFDGSSNGILAVNMHTRRFAYANHAVCRMFGYTLDEMLALKAMDLHPPEFLEQVLAALTSLVSGGTRSVSNVPCLRKDGSRFFVDIVAEIETVHGEELAVAFFTDITARKRSEELYQTLFREMLDGFALHEIICDESGEPANYRFLAVNPAFERATGLQGEDIVGKTVLEVLPGTERYWIKIYGRVALTGEPAVFDNYANELQRHFVVTAFSPTSGQFACIFSDITDRKQAEAALLAAKEQAETANLAKSAFLANMSHEIRTPLNGILGMMQLLETTDLDPDQSKYVQLTVTSANRLTRLLSDILDLSRVEAGMMELHEVEFEVSELGQSVTDLFTFMAGDKGLELRCDIDPAIPVKLIGDEARVRQILFNLVGNALKFTDKGAVHLRMTSLFVAKGGGTRVLFSVMDTGIGIPDDKMDSLFKAFVQVDGSYTRSYQGAGLGLAIVRRLVELMSGNIHVESTVGEGTTVHVVLPFKLRDERCNVPPSPRSGLNRDLRVHHKEHA; from the coding sequence ATGCTACGCGTCTTTATTGGCGTTCTGGTGGCAATCTGCTGCTGGTTGGCCATGCCTCCGGCTGTCCAGGCCGCCGCGCAGCACAAGCAGGTGCTGATGATCACCTCCTACCATCATGGAGACCCCTGGAACGACGGCATTGTCCAGGGGGTGCGGGAGGTTCTGGGGGGCATGGAGCATGTGGATTTGGCCATCGAGCACCTGGATATGCGCCGCAACGCGGGAGATGAATATCAACAATGGGTGAGCAGCTTTCTCGGGCATAAGTATCGGAGAAAGCCCCAGGATCTGGTCATCGTCTCGGATGACGAGGCCCTGAATTTTCTCTTCCGGGTCCGCGAAGAGTTGTTCCCCCGCGTACCCGTGGTCTTTACCGGGATCAACAGTTTCACCCCGGGACGCATTGCCGGTCAGTCCAAAATCACTGGAGTCAATGAGGAAATAAGCATTGCCCGGAACCTGGAGTTGGGGCTGCGGCTCTTTCCCGAGACCAGTCAGGTTTTTGCCGTGGTGGATGACCACTCGCCCATGGGACGGGCCAACCTGGAGCGGTACAGGGCGGAGGTGGAACGGTTCGCCCCTCGGGTGGCCATGGAAGAACTGTTTAATCCGTCTGTCCAGGAGGCCCAGGAGGTGCTGCGGTCCTTGCCCAGGGACAGCCTTGTCCTGCGATTGAACAATTTTCTGGACGGTCGAGGCGGCTTTCTTTCGGTGACGGAAAGTATGCACGTCATTTCACGGGAGTCTCCGGTCCCGGTGTTGTCTTTCTGGGATTTTGACATGGGCCAGGGTGCCTTGGGCGGATTTGTTGTCAGTGCGCGGGAGCAGGGCCGCGAGGCCGGGGAACTGGCGGTCCAGATTCTCTCGGGCCAACACCCGGACTACCTTCCGGTGGTCATGGAAAGCCCCAACGTGCTGATGTTCGATTATCAGCAGATGCGGCGCTTCGGCGTACGGGTCGCGGATCTGCCCGCTGAAGCCGTGGTGATCAATCTGCCCGAAACCTTCTATTCCCAACACAAGACGCTGATCTGGACCGTGGCGGCGGTGATCGCCTTTTTGGGCGTGTGCATTGCGGTGCTTTTGGCCGTGCTGATGGGCCGCAGGAGGGCCGAGGCCGCCTTGCGCGAAAGCGAAGCCATGTACAGGGTGATTTTCGACGGAAGCAGCAACGGTATTCTCGCCGTGAACATGCATACACGACGCTTTGCCTACGCCAACCACGCTGTCTGCCGAATGTTCGGATACACCCTGGACGAGATGTTGGCCCTGAAAGCCATGGACCTGCATCCACCTGAATTTTTGGAGCAAGTCCTTGCGGCATTAACTTCCCTTGTCAGTGGTGGGACAAGATCCGTCAGCAATGTTCCATGTCTTCGCAAAGACGGGAGCCGTTTTTTCGTCGATATTGTCGCGGAAATCGAAACTGTACATGGCGAAGAGCTGGCCGTGGCTTTTTTTACGGACATCACGGCACGCAAACGCAGTGAGGAGCTGTACCAGACGCTGTTTCGCGAAATGCTGGACGGCTTTGCCTTGCATGAGATCATTTGCGATGAGTCCGGCGAGCCCGCGAACTATCGATTCCTGGCCGTCAATCCCGCCTTCGAGAGGGCCACGGGGCTGCAGGGAGAGGACATTGTCGGCAAGACCGTCCTGGAAGTTCTTCCGGGAACGGAACGGTATTGGATCAAGATTTACGGACGGGTGGCCCTGACCGGGGAGCCCGCGGTTTTCGACAATTATGCCAATGAACTTCAGAGGCATTTCGTGGTCACGGCGTTCAGCCCGACATCCGGCCAGTTCGCCTGTATTTTTTCGGACATCACGGATCGCAAGCAGGCCGAAGCGGCGCTGTTGGCGGCCAAGGAGCAGGCCGAGACGGCCAACTTGGCCAAATCCGCGTTCCTGGCCAATATGTCCCATGAAATCCGCACTCCGTTGAACGGGATTTTGGGCATGATGCAGCTTCTGGAAACCACGGATTTGGATCCTGATCAAAGCAAGTACGTCCAACTGACCGTCACTTCGGCCAATCGGTTGACCCGCCTGCTCTCGGACATCCTGGACCTGTCCCGGGTCGAGGCGGGAATGATGGAACTGCATGAAGTCGAATTCGAAGTCAGCGAGCTTGGCCAGTCGGTCACGGACCTGTTCACGTTCATGGCCGGGGACAAGGGGCTTGAGCTGCGTTGCGACATCGACCCGGCCATCCCCGTCAAACTGATTGGGGACGAGGCCCGGGTGAGGCAGATCCTGTTCAACCTGGTGGGCAACGCCCTGAAGTTCACGGACAAGGGAGCCGTACACCTCCGGATGACGTCGCTTTTCGTCGCGAAAGGAGGCGGTACACGGGTGCTGTTCTCGGTTATGGACACGGGCATCGGCATCCCGGACGACAAGATGGACAGCCTGTTCAAAGCCTTTGTCCAGGTGGACGGCTCCTACACCCGCTCCTACCAGGGCGCGGGCCTGGGCCTGGCCATCGTCCGCCGGTTGGTGGAACTGATGAGCGGCAATATTCATGTTGAAAGCACGGTCGGCGAGGGAACCACCGTGCATGTGGTTTTGCCGTTCAAGCTGCGGGATGAAAGATGCAACGTGCCCCCCTCTCCCCGGAGCGGACTCAACCGTGACCTCAGAGTCCATCACAAGGAGCACGCGTGA
- a CDS encoding chemotaxis protein CheW: MDDKLSTTLRQYLTFTLEKALYAMDIAKVREVLEYTEITRVPRTPEFLRGVINVRGRAVPVVDMRLKFGMSRTVPTVNTCIIISEVELDGETTILGVLADSVQEVFDLEPDQIEPAPRLGARINSGFIDGMGKHGEDFVIILNIDKVFSSEELAVVLDVGDKEALAA, encoded by the coding sequence ATGGACGACAAATTGAGCACGACACTACGACAATATCTGACATTCACCCTGGAAAAAGCACTTTACGCCATGGATATCGCCAAGGTCCGGGAGGTGTTGGAGTACACGGAGATTACCCGGGTGCCCCGGACCCCGGAGTTTCTGCGCGGGGTGATCAATGTGCGGGGGCGGGCCGTGCCCGTGGTGGACATGCGCCTGAAGTTCGGCATGAGCCGCACCGTGCCCACGGTGAACACCTGCATCATCATTAGCGAGGTGGAACTGGATGGGGAGACCACGATTCTTGGGGTTCTGGCCGATTCGGTTCAGGAAGTGTTCGACCTGGAGCCGGATCAGATCGAACCGGCTCCCCGGCTGGGCGCCCGGATCAATTCCGGATTCATCGACGGCATGGGCAAGCACGGTGAGGATTTCGTCATCATCCTGAATATCGACAAGGTCTTTTCGTCCGAGGAATTGGCCGTGGTTCTGGATGTCGGCGACAAAGAGGCGCTTGCGGCGTAA
- a CDS encoding CsgG/HfaB family protein: protein MVQQSNCFVLVERGRAMDAMADERQLMQSGELRGGSNFGKGQMVAADYTISPSIQFSEKGTGGVDAFTGGLLRRVVPGAGSAVVGAAGSLRSNEAATTLLLVDNRSGLQLAAAVGNARNWDFGLGGGIFSGLSGGAAGFSNTPEGKVITASFVDSYNQMVRALRNYRAQDVEGGMGTGGGLQVN, encoded by the coding sequence ATGGTTCAACAGTCCAACTGTTTTGTCTTGGTGGAACGGGGCCGGGCTATGGACGCAATGGCTGATGAACGGCAACTCATGCAGTCCGGGGAGTTGCGTGGTGGCAGTAATTTTGGGAAAGGCCAAATGGTTGCGGCTGATTATACCATCAGCCCATCGATCCAATTTTCGGAAAAAGGGACGGGAGGCGTCGATGCTTTCACAGGTGGGTTGTTGCGCCGAGTTGTTCCCGGAGCCGGAAGCGCGGTTGTCGGGGCGGCGGGCAGTTTGAGAAGCAATGAAGCCGCAACGACCCTGCTTCTTGTCGACAATCGTTCCGGTCTGCAGCTTGCGGCTGCGGTCGGCAACGCCCGGAACTGGGACTTTGGGCTCGGGGGAGGCATTTTTTCCGGTCTTTCCGGGGGGGCCGCCGGCTTCAGCAACACTCCCGAAGGCAAGGTGATCACTGCCTCGTTCGTGGACTCCTACAATCAAATGGTCCGTGCCCTGCGAAACTACAGGGCCCAGGATGTCGAAGGCGGTATGGGTACCGGGGGAGGGTTGCAGGTGAACTAG
- a CDS encoding DUF3365 domain-containing protein yields MEEEFEPVWMSSTYAVREMERYFKSLHEIPYFYKEAAINARHPDNEADSFERDFIERLNRDDSLHLLSEIRILLQG; encoded by the coding sequence CTGGAAGAAGAATTCGAGCCCGTATGGATGTCCTCGACATATGCCGTGCGCGAGATGGAACGGTATTTCAAATCATTGCACGAAATACCATACTTTTACAAGGAGGCGGCGATCAATGCCCGCCATCCGGATAACGAAGCCGACTCCTTTGAGCGGGACTTCATTGAAAGGCTGAATCGGGACGACAGTTTGCACCTGCTCTCTGAAATCCGGATCTTGCTCCAGGGCTGA
- a CDS encoding sensor histidine kinase KdpD — MIKTMIRNILFNAIKFTPRQGEILITARQADRKVTISIQDNGMGMNGQMLSSFFTLETGNRRLGTDGEKGIGLGLVLCKQFIEQHGGQIWLESRPGQGTTMYFTLSAA; from the coding sequence ATGATCAAGACTATGATCCGCAACATTCTCTTCAATGCCATCAAGTTCACCCCTCGCCAGGGCGAAATACTTATCACGGCCCGGCAAGCGGACCGGAAAGTGACAATATCAATCCAGGACAACGGCATGGGCATGAACGGGCAGATGCTGTCCTCCTTTTTTACCCTGGAAACGGGAAACCGTCGGTTGGGCACGGATGGTGAAAAAGGCATCGGCCTGGGGTTGGTCCTGTGCAAACAGTTTATCGAGCAGCACGGCGGCCAGATCTGGCTGGAGAGCCGACCTGGGCAGGGTACGACGATGTATTTCACGTTGTCGGCGGCGTGA